Below is a genomic region from Zea mays cultivar B73 chromosome 9, Zm-B73-REFERENCE-NAM-5.0, whole genome shotgun sequence.
catgtaaacttaccattttttcCAATGTACAAAAGACAAGATGTCAAACTTCGTAGATTGTTTGATCAATAATTATTCAAATTATATGCACGCTTAGTATATTTGAAGTTATATCAACAGATTTGGATTCTACTTTCCACATATATTTTTTAGGAACTAATTTTGATGCAATTGATGTAGTGTTGTAAGAGTAATTGATGATCAAAGTATGTTTCTAAAGACAACCCAGAATCCAAATATGACATATAAAAAAAAGGAGTATTAGGTTAAGTAGGCTCACCAAATCAAATTGTTCATCCAGCAATCGTCTCACTCTtggctttggctcatcctcctcaaAATCGAACTCCTCCTCTTCAACATCACTGAAGACACCATTCCACTCTTGCTTTTCTTCCATGTCTCCatcctcatcctcctcctcctcctcagcttGGTTAGCTATGATGACAAAATCCTCCTCCAGCCCCTCATCCTCGGACCCAACATGAGACACATCGCTCTCATCGAGCAACCTGGCGATATCTGGGTCGACAGCCTTCTCAATTCGCCTCACTGGCGCAGTCTTGGCAGCCACCTTACACATCGTCTTCCCCTCGTCCAGTTCACCCTCGCTGAGACCAATGCGTACCCTGCTTGCATCATAAGCCTGCAGATAGAAAAGGGTAAAAATAAACTTAAGCATTGCAAGTCCAGTTGCAAAAAGGACAGGGATTCAGGGACTTTGGTATATTAAAAAAAGTGACCTTGACATCGAGCGGGAGGGGCTCCGGGCGACCGGTGGAGCTGGGGACGAAGGATgaggctgcggcggcggcgggacGGAGCTCGCGGAGGTGGGAGAGGTAGTTGTAACCGTCGTCAGGGAGGCCGAGCTCGAGGATCTCGCGGCGGACGTGCTCCGGGAGGGGGCCGGATGCGGAGCCGAAGTTTCCATTGCCGGCGGAAGGGTCGGACCGGGATGGGTCGAAGGAGTCCTCGTCGGCGAACCCGGGGACAGTGTAGTCGTTGTTGTCGACGCGTACGAACACGCGGTCGTTGGGGTCGGCGGCGCCGGCGCGCGGGAAGAGGCGGAAGGTCGCAAAGTTGCGGGCCTTGcggccgcctcctcctcctcctcttgctCCCATATTGGCGGCAGCGACGGTAAACGGTGGCGACGATGGATAGGTTAGGGTTTTGGGATTTGGAGAGCGATGCTGACAATAGGAAGAATGAAAACGTGGTGAAACTGGACTCTATAATCTATTTGGAGAGCATGCTGACAATATGGTTAGGATCTTTGGTCTAGATTGATGGAGCTCCCAGATTGATACGGCTAGGAATTAGGATCTCTGGTGAACATTATCTAGATTGTTACGATTAGGATCTCCAGCTAGTAATTTCGTTCTGCAAGAAGGCCGGCCATCTAAGCATAAGGGTCCCTTTGGTAGGGcttatttttcagcttcggctCTGGCTCATGCAAAAGTTGTGTCAAACACCTCTTTTTCAAATGGCTTCACCAGTGAAGTGCTTTTCCAAAATGAACTAGAGGGCATGAGCCAAAAAAAAGTGGCTCACCCGACTTCAGCTCACGTCATTTTTGCACAATAGCCCTCCCACCAGTCCAAATTAATTTTTTTTGGTCCTGCCCTCAATCTCTAGCCACGTACAAGAGAGATTTTTCAGAAAAAACTATACAAGggtctttctgaaaaacaacctatAAGCCGTTTTGTCAAATGATTTTTTAGAATAACTTTGGCtcatctaaagaagtggcttcACCTCGTGAGCCAGAGCCAAAACCATTTTTGGAGAAACCAGAGCCCTGCCAAAGAGGCTCTAAGTATTTCCAAACTCAAAAGCTTTTTACATTCAAATATTGTACTCGGCCATCTAAAATGCATTCACATTCACATCGATATAACAAGCAAGTAATCTTTTTTATGATCTTTACTCAATAATCTACTAGCTAACAAAAAATCTCATTAATTTTGATCACATGCTCTTTTCATGCTCCATCGGAACTTGTGTACCACTAATCATTTCGACCATTCGCTATATCGTCTGTACGCGTTTGTTCTATCTCGTGGCACTTTAGCTAATAGATTTTGTTGTTTATTACCTACGCACAATCTTGCCCAACAAGCAAAAACCTGCTCATGCCACTGTGATTGGCATCCTAGAGAATCATTGCCTTCGTCGCATCTTCAGCTGTCTACATCTTCAACTTATTTAGAATGTCCGCAACACATCCCTCGTGTCCATCTTTCCCCTATTACACAGTCTCCCTCTTCCACCCGCAACGACGCCTCCCTTCTCTTTCACAACGGATGGAGAAGAGCATTGTTCAACCCTCTAGTGTCTTCTCGCGGACGCCAGCGCCTCGCGCGCTCCACAAGTAAGCAATGATTATGTTCGCCCCCAAGTCGACTGACAACAACATTCGGGCGAGTGAACAACGACAAGACGACATGGACGCAAGCAGGCGCAGTCCAACCCGGTCGAGTTCGTCGACGACGAGGAGGGACATCACGAAGGTTCTTGTGAAAGCGGGTTTCGGTACAGTCCTCTTCGTCGTCCGAATGATTGGCCGTCGGATCCGTCTTCTCCTCCAAAGACAGAGGTCATCGTTGTCAATGTTGTTTGGGTCAATGACTTGTTTCCATCTACTTAACGGCTACAAAATATGGCTTTTTACCTTCTTACCATTCATACATTATACAATTCTTTAATATGTGTGAGTAGAGTTCGACGACGAATTTTTTTTGTGTGTTGCTAGACTAACtttcactacaagaaactgataaatgttcgtgggtaaaattaagaacgtgggtaccgacgttcttatttgatttaagttcatgggttatgttaagaacgtgggtgccaACGTTCTTAATTTATATTCGTGCGCCCTggctaaaaccgtcgaacttaacgagttaggaacgtgggtacccacgttcttaagttaagttcgtgggccatatggacaccgtcgaacttaatcaaAAAAACCTAAATCCCCTAACCGACCCACGCGCGACTCTCCCTCTCACCTGCTGCCTCATTCCCGCCCACCGTACCACCGCAACAAAAAAGCGCCGCCGCGCCACCGCCAGCAGGCCACGCCGCCGCACCACTGCCCCGGCTCGCCGCCAGCAGGCCTCGGCTCGCCGCCCCGTCGCCCTTTCTCCTCTTTTCACCAGCTCCGCCGCGCCGCTGCCCTGCCCAATCTCGTCGGCCTCGGTGCCGCCACCACCCAGCTCGCTGTCGCGCCACCGCCAGAACGCCGCGCCGCCGCACCACAGCCCAAGCTCGGCCTCGGCGTCTCCTCGACCATCACCACCTCGACGATCTCCTTGAAGGTATTTTTCTTCTTTATTCATGCTTGATTTGTACTTAGAACATATATTATATTAGTATATATTTGGTAATCTATATATGTATGACGACAACTAAGACCTGGTCGACGACAAATTGCAGTTAGTCACCTGATCAGTCCTATTGCGACTAGAAATCTAGGATTGACTAGACAACTTGTTAACATTGATCCTACCTATACCAAAATCACTCACAAGAGGGGGGGAAACAGCCACGCATGCTTCTAGTTCAGATTCACTCCAGCATTGGAGTATCATTTTCAAGGTCCATTATATACAGTAAAAGGCAG
It encodes:
- the LOC109942216 gene encoding protein LTV1 homolog isoform X2, coding for MGARGGGGGGRKARNFATFRLFPRAGAADPNDRVFVRVDNNDYTVPGFADEDSFDPSRSDPSAGNGNFGSASGPLPEHVRREILELGLPDDGYNYLSHLRELRPAAAAASSFVPSSTGRPEPLPLDVKAYDASRVRIGLSEGELDEGKTMCKVAAKTAPVRRIEKAVDPDIARLLDESDVSHVGSEDEGLEEDFVIIANQAEEEEEDEDGDMEEKQEWNGVFSDVEEEEFDFEEDEPKPRVRRLLDEQFDLLALEEYGDSDDDDMGVKGGEYELPNEAIDELKLFQNQNVCVDEEYRTPADFVRQKLDSSMADEVDESARVIKKCAEYAEIYLNETAEEEVVVLVSESSDESEVWDCETIVSTFSNLDNHPGTIETPGISRARFPRVFPGETTTTNGIIKLHGKEKLPVEYLPQRRRNGEKEKKVKPVEASVTDKFKKGAEKETKEEKKARKAAVKEEKREARKAKKELKGLYKSETQKAQKVAAVTGPSSIRLM